From Nicotiana tabacum cultivar K326 chromosome 22, ASM71507v2, whole genome shotgun sequence, one genomic window encodes:
- the LOC107815155 gene encoding vesicle-associated membrane protein 722, which translates to MGQQSLIYSFVARGTVILAEYTEFTGNFTSIASQCLQKLPASNNKFTYNCDGHTFNYLVEDGFTYCVVAVESVGRQIPIAFLERTKEEFTKKYGGGKAATAVANSLNREFGPKLKEQMQYCVDHPEEISKLAKVKAQVSEVKGVMMENIEKVLDRGEKIELLVDKTENLRSQAQDFRTQGTTMRRKMWLQNMKIKLIVLGIIIALILIIVLSVCGGFNCH; encoded by the exons ATGGGGCAACAGTCGTTGATCTACAGCTTCGTTGCGCGAGGAACTGTGATCCTCGCTGAATACACTGAGTTTACGGGTAATTTCACAAGTATAGCCTCACAGTGCCTCCAGAAACTTCCTGCTTCCAATAACAAGTTCACCTATAACTGTGATGGCCATACTTTCAACTATCTCGTCGAAGATGGCTTCA CATATTGTGTTGTTGCTGTGGAATCTGTTGGAAGACAGATTCCAATTGCATTTCTAGAGAGAACCAAGGAAGAGTTTACCAAGAAATATGGTGGAGGCAAGGCTGCTACAGCTGTTGCTAACAGCTTAAACAGGGAGTTTGG GCCCAAACTGAAGGAACAAATGCAGTACTGTGTAGACCATCCAGAGGAAATCAGTAAGCTTGCAAAGGTGAAGGCTCAGGTTTCGGAAGTTAAAGGTGTGATGATGGAAAACATTGAAAAG GTTCTTGATCGTGGTGAGAAGATTGAACTTTTGGTGGATAAGACTGAGAATCTTCGCTCACAG GCACAAGATTTCAGGACACAAGGAACAACAATGAGGAGGAAGATGTGGTTGCAGAACATGAAAATCAAGCTTATAGTCTTGGGAATTATTATTGCCTTGATTCTGATCATAGTTTTGTCAGTATGTGGTGGTTTCAATTGTCATTAG